AGATCGTCGTGGTGACCGGCCTCGCCGAGGTCGCCCTGACCACGTGGTGCGCCAAGGACCTCAAGCAGCGACCGGCCGCGATGGTCCGCGGACCCAAGCTGCTGTGGGGGCCGCTGCTCTCGGTGCAGCCCGTCGGCCCGATCGCCTACCTGCTGGTCGGTCGGCGCTGACGGCTCACCCCGCGTAGGGGACCTCGCTGGTCCACGCGTCCTCGTCGCGGGCGACCGCGTCCCAGATCGCGTCGGCGACGCGGTCCGGCGTGAACGCACCCTCGCGAGCCAGCGTGCCGCGCACCGTCACCGAGACGGCACGGATGCCCTCCGGTGCGAGCGCCTGGTCGAGGCTGTGCACGAGGTTGCGCACACCGGCCTTCTGCACGCCCAGCGAGGCCGCGCCCTCCCACGGCTCGTCGGCGGCCATGCTGCCGGTGACGCTGATCCGGGCGCCGCGCGACATGTACGGCCGCGCCGCCTGCACGACCGTGAGCAGCGCCCCGACCCCGAGCGCGACGTCCTCGAGCAGCTCGGGGACGGTGAGCTCGAGCGGGTCCTTCTCGCGGTAGGCGCTGGGGTTGAAGTGCAGCACATCGATGCGCCCGGTGTGCCCGCCGAAGCGGCGTACGGCCTCGTGCGCGGCCGCGACGTCGGTGACGTCGGTGACGGCATGGCCCACGGCGACCCCTCGCGGCTCGAGGTCGGCCACCAGGTCGTCGAGCACCGGCTGCTCGCGCCCGAGGAGCGCCACGTCGTGGCCCTCGTCGGCGAAGCGGCGCGCCACCGAGCCGCTCACTCCGGGTCCGGCACCCACGACGAGGATCACTGGTCGTCCCATGCGGTCATTCCTACCGCACTCCTGCCGGGTCGTCAGGGCTGGTGCGGGTGCTTGCCGGTGGGGTCGTCCGGGATCGCGTTGGGCCCCTGGGCCCCCTCCTCGACGTCACCGGACTCCTGCTCCGGCTGCCCGGCGACGGAGTCCCCGGAGCTGATCGGCTCGGGTGCCTCCTGGGCGAGCTCGGACACCTGGCCGTCCTGCTCGTCCGTCGGCTTCGCGTCATGGGCTGCGTCGATCATCGGTCCTCCTGGACGACGTGGTCGGTCACGCCCAGCCAACCAGCCCGCACCGTCGCGCAGCCCACCTCGGCGGGTGGTGGGCCGGTCCGCGCCGCTGGCTAGCGTCGAGACCATGACACGCTTCGGCTACACCCTGATGACCGAGCAGAGCGGGCCGCGCGAGCTGGTCGGCTACGCCGTCGCCGCGGAGGAGGCCGGGTTCGACTTCGAGGTCTCCAGCGACCACTTCTCCCCGTGGCTCACCGAGCAGGGCCACGCACCCCACGCGTGGACCATGCTCGGGGCCGTCGCCCACGCGACCTCACGCGTCGACCTGATGACCTACGTGACCTGTCCGACGCTGCGCTACCACCCGGCCGTCGTCGCACAGCAGTCGGCGACCCTGCAGCTGCTCGCCGAGGGACGCTTCACCCTGGGCCTGGGCAGCGGCGAGAACCTCAACGAGCACGTGGTCGGCGCCGGGTGGCCGGCGATCGCCGAGCGCCAGGACATGCTCGCCGAGGCGATCGAGGTGATCCGTGCGCTGCACACCGGCGAGCTCGTGAACCACCGCGGCGAGTTCTTCCAGGTCGACTCCGCCCGCATCTGGGACCTCCCCGAGCAGGGGGTCGACATCGCCCTGGCCGTCGCCGGCGACCGCGGCATCGAGCGCTTCGCTCCCCTGGCCGACCACCTGGTCGCGGTCGAGCCGGACGCCGACCTCGTCGAGTCGTGGAACGCCACCGAGGGCGCACCCCGCATCGGCTCCGGCGCCCGCGCGGTCGGTCAGATCCCGATCTGCTGGGACCCCGACCGCGACGCCGCGATCACCCGGGCCCACGAGCAGTTCCGGTGGTTCGCCGGCGGCTGGAAGGTCAACGCCGACCTGCCGACGCCCGCCGGCTTCTCGGGGGCGACCCAGTTCGTGCGGCCCGAGGACGTCGCGGAGTCCATCCCCTGCGGACCCGACCTCGACGCGATCGTCGAGGCGGTCTCGGACTTCTGGGAGGCGGGCTTCACCGACGTCGCCCTCGTGCAGGTGGGCGACGAGGGCCAGGACCGCTTCCTCGCCGAGGCAGCCGGGCCGCTGCTGGAGAAGCTGCGGTCGGCTGCCCCGTGACGCTCACCCCGCCTGCGGGACCGGCATCGGCTTCGGCTTCGGCATCAGCACCAGGCTGACGTCGC
This region of Nocardioides palaemonis genomic DNA includes:
- a CDS encoding LLM class F420-dependent oxidoreductase, which produces MTRFGYTLMTEQSGPRELVGYAVAAEEAGFDFEVSSDHFSPWLTEQGHAPHAWTMLGAVAHATSRVDLMTYVTCPTLRYHPAVVAQQSATLQLLAEGRFTLGLGSGENLNEHVVGAGWPAIAERQDMLAEAIEVIRALHTGELVNHRGEFFQVDSARIWDLPEQGVDIALAVAGDRGIERFAPLADHLVAVEPDADLVESWNATEGAPRIGSGARAVGQIPICWDPDRDAAITRAHEQFRWFAGGWKVNADLPTPAGFSGATQFVRPEDVAESIPCGPDLDAIVEAVSDFWEAGFTDVALVQVGDEGQDRFLAEAAGPLLEKLRSAAP
- a CDS encoding PLDc N-terminal domain-containing protein; this encodes MAKKSWADMTPTQKKIVVVTGLAEVALTTWCAKDLKQRPAAMVRGPKLLWGPLLSVQPVGPIAYLLVGRR
- a CDS encoding SDR family oxidoreductase, translated to MGRPVILVVGAGPGVSGSVARRFADEGHDVALLGREQPVLDDLVADLEPRGVAVGHAVTDVTDVAAAHEAVRRFGGHTGRIDVLHFNPSAYREKDPLELTVPELLEDVALGVGALLTVVQAARPYMSRGARISVTGSMAADEPWEGAASLGVQKAGVRNLVHSLDQALAPEGIRAVSVTVRGTLAREGAFTPDRVADAIWDAVARDEDAWTSEVPYAG